The following are from one region of the Gottschalkia purinilytica genome:
- a CDS encoding BMC domain-containing protein, which translates to MRQAIGMVETRSLVAALQAADTMVKSADVHIVDLNFVGSGLIAAIVSGEVAAVQAAVENATETAKGLGEIISSNVIPRPHEEVDKMLDVLL; encoded by the coding sequence ATGAGACAAGCCATAGGTATGGTAGAAACTAGAAGTTTAGTGGCTGCTTTACAAGCGGCTGATACTATGGTTAAGTCAGCAGATGTTCATATTGTAGATCTTAACTTTGTTGGATCAGGACTTATTGCTGCAATAGTATCAGGAGAAGTTGCCGCTGTCCAAGCAGCAGTGGAAAATGCAACTGAAACTGCAAAAGGATTAGGTGAGATTATATCATCTAATGTTATCCCAAGACCTCATGAAGAGGTTGATAAAATGTTAGATGTATTACTATAA